A single region of the Pontibacter kalidii genome encodes:
- a CDS encoding TolC family protein gives MFAYRAAALFLVGLALLLPNLAQSQEQLSLEQAIRIGLQNNYDIRIAGRQEAISENNVTLGNAGFLPNVDGRASRTFSENNSRQEFQTGPDRVRDGASSNNMSYGVNLNWVIFDGLGMFINLERLKALEKSGELLTKQTIENTLADITASYFEVARQSSKIKAIQDAIAISEARVEIAQAQYEVGVSAKVEILRAQVDYNADRSELLLQEEALQNAKINLNQLLGRNPDLDFVVTDSIMVDPTVNYSVAANSLNAANPLLQRLQLERQLAHLDIRSVRASRFPTVSVLSAYNFSRSEAEPLNEFQARFNQNRGYNYGLSLNVPIFNGFNINRQAQNARINLETANLELQREENRLQADLARAYSQYTNRLQLLELEESNLKLAQENAEIALERYRLGILTAIELREAQRNELVASNRLIDIQYQAKAAEIELKRLSSTLLQETQM, from the coding sequence ATGTTTGCATACAGAGCCGCGGCGCTTTTCCTGGTCGGATTAGCACTACTACTTCCAAACCTGGCCCAGAGCCAGGAGCAGCTTTCGCTGGAGCAGGCCATCCGCATCGGACTACAAAACAACTATGACATTCGGATTGCCGGCAGGCAGGAAGCCATCTCCGAAAACAACGTGACGCTGGGTAACGCCGGCTTTCTGCCCAATGTAGACGGCAGGGCTTCCCGCACGTTCAGCGAGAACAACTCGCGGCAGGAGTTCCAGACCGGACCAGACCGCGTCCGGGACGGGGCTAGCTCCAACAACATGAGCTATGGCGTGAACCTGAACTGGGTGATCTTTGACGGCCTGGGCATGTTTATCAACCTGGAGCGGCTGAAGGCCCTGGAGAAGTCCGGGGAGTTGCTTACAAAGCAGACGATAGAGAACACCCTCGCCGACATCACGGCTAGTTATTTCGAGGTGGCCCGCCAATCTTCTAAGATAAAGGCGATACAGGATGCCATTGCCATTTCGGAGGCACGCGTGGAGATTGCCCAGGCCCAGTATGAGGTGGGCGTGAGCGCCAAAGTGGAGATTCTGCGCGCCCAGGTAGACTACAACGCCGACCGCTCGGAGCTGCTGCTGCAGGAGGAGGCGCTGCAAAACGCCAAAATCAACCTGAACCAACTGCTGGGCCGCAACCCCGATCTCGACTTTGTTGTGACGGACAGCATTATGGTGGACCCAACGGTGAACTACAGCGTGGCCGCCAACAGCCTGAACGCCGCCAACCCGCTGCTGCAGCGCCTGCAGCTGGAGCGCCAGCTGGCACACCTCGACATCCGGTCCGTGCGGGCCAGCCGCTTTCCGACGGTGAGCGTGCTGAGCGCCTATAACTTCAGCCGCTCCGAGGCAGAGCCACTAAACGAATTTCAGGCCCGCTTTAACCAGAACCGCGGCTACAACTATGGCCTCAGCCTGAACGTGCCGATCTTTAACGGCTTTAACATTAACCGCCAGGCGCAGAACGCCCGCATCAACCTGGAGACAGCCAACCTGGAGCTGCAGCGCGAGGAGAACCGCCTGCAGGCTGACCTGGCCCGCGCTTACAGCCAGTACACCAACCGCCTGCAACTGCTGGAGCTGGAGGAAAGCAACCTGAAACTGGCCCAGGAGAACGCCGAGATCGCCCTGGAGCGCTACAGGCTGGGCATCCTGACGGCCATCGAGCTACGCGAGGCACAGCGCAACGAGCTGGTGGCCTCTAACCGCCTCATCGATATACAATACCAGGCCAAGGCGGCTGAGATTGAGCTGAAACGGCTGAGCAGCACCCTGCTGCAGGAAACCCAAATGTAA
- a CDS encoding MgtC/SapB family protein: protein MAILLYFKAVPSLFISTEMELEIFKTLAISLGLGLLVGLQRQHDQSQLAGIRTFPLITLFGTLSGFLAQDFGGWVIAAGILGLAALVAVANIMRSKTPDFDIGLTTEAAALLMFVVGAYLVLGQTTVAVAVGATVAVLLHLKETLHGIVAKIGQSDLRAIMQFVVISLVILPVLPDRTYGPYNVLNPHNIWLMVVLIVGLGLLGYFAYKIFGQKSGTVLGGILGGLISSTATTVSYARRTKGNDTSSMLAALVIFIASAVSLLRIITEVAVVAPNTLPTVAPPLAAVFLLMLVLGVVLYLFKGTDHDTMPEQGNPAQLKTALAFGAVYAVVILATAFAKDQLGSGGLYIVAIISGLTDVDAITLSTSRLMQVGDLKPANGWKLILVAALSNLAFKAGLVGVLGSRAVFGKVAMLFGIVLAGGLLVLWLWPQSFQLPLPELH, encoded by the coding sequence ATGGCTATACTTTTATACTTTAAGGCTGTACCTTCCCTCTTCATATCTACCGAGATGGAGCTAGAGATATTCAAGACACTTGCCATATCGCTGGGTCTGGGGCTGCTGGTGGGGCTGCAGCGGCAGCACGATCAGTCGCAGTTGGCCGGCATCCGCACCTTTCCGCTCATCACCCTGTTTGGCACTCTTTCCGGCTTTTTGGCACAGGACTTCGGCGGCTGGGTCATAGCCGCCGGCATTCTGGGCTTGGCCGCCCTTGTGGCCGTTGCCAACATCATGCGCAGCAAAACCCCTGATTTTGACATTGGCCTGACGACAGAAGCGGCCGCCTTGCTCATGTTCGTGGTGGGTGCCTACCTGGTGCTGGGGCAAACGACTGTAGCCGTGGCCGTGGGCGCAACCGTGGCGGTGCTGCTCCACCTCAAGGAAACGCTTCACGGCATCGTCGCCAAGATCGGCCAGAGCGACCTGCGGGCGATCATGCAGTTTGTAGTCATCTCGCTGGTCATACTCCCCGTCCTACCCGACCGCACTTACGGCCCCTACAACGTGCTAAACCCGCACAACATCTGGCTCATGGTGGTGCTTATCGTAGGGCTGGGGCTGCTGGGTTACTTTGCCTACAAGATATTTGGCCAGAAATCGGGCACGGTACTAGGCGGTATCCTGGGAGGGTTGATCTCCAGCACGGCCACCACCGTGAGCTATGCCCGCCGCACCAAGGGCAACGACACCAGCAGCATGCTCGCCGCCCTTGTCATCTTCATTGCCTCGGCCGTTTCCCTCCTCCGCATTATAACCGAGGTGGCCGTCGTGGCTCCCAATACTCTCCCTACCGTTGCTCCTCCCCTTGCGGCTGTTTTCCTGCTGATGCTCGTACTTGGCGTGGTGCTGTACCTGTTCAAGGGCACTGACCACGACACGATGCCGGAGCAGGGAAATCCGGCCCAGCTTAAAACTGCCCTGGCTTTCGGGGCGGTCTATGCCGTGGTGATACTGGCCACGGCCTTTGCCAAAGACCAGCTCGGCAGCGGCGGCCTCTACATTGTGGCTATTATCTCCGGCCTTACCGATGTGGATGCCATTACCCTGTCCACCTCCCGCCTGATGCAGGTTGGCGACCTGAAACCAGCTAACGGGTGGAAACTTATCCTGGTGGCAGCCCTCTCGAACCTGGCTTTTAAGGCCGGACTGGTGGGCGTGCTGGGAAGCCGCGCGGTATTCGGCAAGGTGGCCATGCTGTTCGGGATAGTTTTAGCGGGGGGCTTGCTGGTGCTCTGGCTGTGGCCCCAGAGCTTTCAATTGCCCCTGCCTGAGTTACACTAG